The Tautonia rosea genome includes a region encoding these proteins:
- a CDS encoding peroxiredoxin family protein — MSTREWTFAITIWAFVLVGVFAWWRWEAKAPDRRGPLVITGVLVDEEHLVTPEMQAASDAMADRPAPGFMAESHEGQMIDSATLVGDRPVFLVFIKDGCPCSTSAEPFFARLHESYGDRASFLGVIDGDAEIANRWVLDHRTPYPVLADEELAIVRAFEVQNSAYVVLIDQEGQITAQWPGYSEDILREMSARLAAMTGRTEAEVGAEEAPELPYSGCPFPLEDTEVAKET; from the coding sequence ATGTCGACGAGGGAATGGACGTTCGCGATCACGATCTGGGCGTTCGTGCTCGTGGGAGTGTTCGCGTGGTGGCGATGGGAAGCCAAGGCACCGGATCGTCGGGGACCGCTCGTGATTACGGGAGTGCTGGTTGATGAGGAGCATCTCGTCACTCCTGAGATGCAAGCCGCCAGCGACGCCATGGCCGATCGTCCTGCGCCGGGTTTCATGGCCGAGAGTCACGAAGGGCAGATGATCGATTCAGCAACACTGGTCGGCGATCGGCCGGTGTTTCTCGTATTCATCAAAGATGGCTGCCCGTGCAGCACCTCGGCTGAGCCGTTTTTTGCCCGTCTGCATGAGAGCTACGGTGATCGGGCCTCGTTCCTCGGCGTGATTGACGGTGATGCCGAAATTGCGAATCGCTGGGTGCTCGACCACAGAACGCCTTATCCGGTCCTCGCCGACGAGGAATTGGCGATTGTGCGAGCCTTCGAGGTCCAGAACTCAGCCTACGTGGTCCTGATTGACCAGGAGGGGCAGATTACGGCCCAGTGGCCCGGCTATTCCGAGGACATCCTGCGGGAGATGTCAGCTCGTCTCGCCGCCATGACCGGACGGACCGAGGCGGAAGTCGGTGCCGAGGAAGCCCCCGAACTCCCGTATTCGGGGTGTCCTTTCCCCCTGGAAGATACGGAAGTCGCCAAGGAGACGTGA
- a CDS encoding DUF2892 domain-containing protein, with translation MIPSTVSRVSENSPESINESIQRQTEARVLHYASAGPRAIDRRLRQLDQEWDIERVLEANASSLILAGMALGSLVDRRYYVLPSVVAGFLLQHAIQGWCPPLPLFRRMGVRTAHEIEQERHALMLLRGEFQGITGDTDHGRVEQALQAVRS, from the coding sequence ATGATTCCCTCCACGGTCAGCCGGGTTTCTGAGAATTCTCCTGAGTCCATCAACGAGTCCATCCAGCGGCAGACCGAGGCCCGAGTACTTCATTACGCCTCCGCCGGTCCTCGGGCGATCGACCGTCGGCTGCGTCAGCTCGATCAGGAATGGGACATCGAGCGGGTACTGGAAGCCAACGCGTCCAGCCTCATCCTGGCGGGGATGGCGCTCGGTTCCCTCGTCGATCGCCGCTACTACGTATTGCCCTCGGTTGTGGCGGGCTTTCTACTCCAGCACGCCATTCAAGGGTGGTGCCCGCCGTTGCCTCTGTTCCGTCGGATGGGAGTTCGTACGGCTCACGAGATTGAGCAGGAACGCCACGCCTTGATGCTCTTGCGAGGCGAGTTCCAGGGGATCACGGGCGACACCGATCACGGCCGGGTCGAACAGGCGCTTCAAGCCGTTCGATCCTGA
- a CDS encoding ArsR/SmtB family transcription factor, with translation MPATIPDAFLDLMAEKFRMLADPTRLAILRALMQGERNVTQVVEETGRSQANVSKHLKLLSDAGLVTRRKQGLQVFYRLDDPLVDRLCKLVCETIVQDAQQAVERQKSLLSGWSGGPGS, from the coding sequence ATGCCTGCCACAATTCCCGACGCCTTTCTCGATCTGATGGCTGAAAAGTTTCGGATGCTGGCCGATCCAACCCGCCTGGCAATCCTCCGCGCCTTGATGCAAGGGGAGCGGAATGTGACTCAGGTCGTCGAAGAGACCGGGCGGAGCCAGGCAAATGTTTCAAAGCATCTAAAACTGCTTTCTGATGCCGGCCTGGTGACCCGCCGCAAGCAGGGATTGCAGGTCTTCTACCGGCTCGACGACCCGCTGGTCGATCGTCTCTGCAAACTCGTTTGTGAGACGATTGTTCAAGATGCGCAGCAGGCCGTCGAACGGCAGAAGTCATTGCTCTCCGGATGGAGTGGCGGACCTGGGTCATGA
- a CDS encoding DsrE family protein, with translation MSSRIAWAALALIGLGVVLSQTGSRADDEETAESLRVLVHMNFADSGRQGQGMKNISRILEVDSEAQVVVVCHSGGINVVEAVRTDHAEAITSLIDRGVTIVACENTMKRNGITKDDLVPGVGTVPSGAVEVVRRQQFDGFAYFRP, from the coding sequence ATGTCATCCAGGATTGCCTGGGCCGCCCTGGCCCTCATTGGTTTGGGCGTGGTCCTCAGTCAGACCGGGTCCCGAGCGGATGATGAGGAGACGGCGGAATCGCTCCGGGTCCTCGTGCACATGAATTTTGCCGACTCTGGGAGACAAGGCCAGGGCATGAAGAATATTTCAAGAATCCTGGAAGTGGATTCCGAGGCCCAGGTCGTGGTGGTCTGCCACAGCGGGGGCATCAACGTGGTGGAGGCGGTTCGGACGGATCACGCCGAGGCGATCACGTCATTGATCGATCGCGGGGTGACTATTGTCGCCTGCGAGAACACCATGAAGCGCAACGGGATAACGAAGGACGATCTGGTACCGGGCGTCGGCACCGTGCCGTCGGGAGCGGTCGAGGTGGTTCGTCGTCAGCAATTTGACGGGTTTGCGTATTTCAGACCCTGA
- a CDS encoding DUF1501 domain-containing protein translates to MSLPIAPQRRRNPSRRELLRAGLAGMGSLSLPGLFRLRAEAAAAGAERSERTAVILVWLRGGCSHLDTYDPKPDAPSEYRGPFKPIDTRTPGLQLTELIPLQARISDKFTVLRSMAHTGAGHPSGSLQLLSGDPDMQDKPEPVFPDVMAVADYFRSGGPPRALPNYIGVNPIVRYDGFVIAGPAFLGPSHDPFAVTGDPSAPDFRVPNIGLPEAEARRLQSRLGLRRRIDDVRRAIDASRSVQSMDTFQERAIDLLTSPEAAVAFDLSREDPRVRDRYGRHAWGQQCLMARRLVEAGVDLVTTTFDGPLCGRVANWDDHAVNHHVFEALEHRAPVFDQAVSALIEDVYARGLDRRVMVIVTGEFGRTPRISYVASSGGGVASGEAGTVQPGRDHWPRANSMIWAGGGIPTGQVIGSTDRYGEDVADRRVGPHDFLATIYRHLGIDPEATIPDRFGRPIPIAPNGRPIPELTATS, encoded by the coding sequence ATGAGCCTGCCGATTGCCCCCCAACGCCGCCGGAACCCTTCCCGCAGGGAACTGCTTCGTGCCGGTCTGGCCGGAATGGGATCGCTCAGCTTACCCGGCCTATTCCGACTTCGGGCCGAGGCTGCGGCGGCAGGGGCCGAGCGATCAGAGCGGACGGCTGTCATCCTCGTCTGGCTTCGCGGGGGGTGCAGCCACCTCGACACCTATGACCCGAAGCCCGACGCCCCCTCCGAGTATCGCGGGCCGTTCAAGCCGATCGACACTCGCACGCCCGGACTTCAGCTCACGGAACTGATCCCGTTGCAGGCTCGGATCTCCGACAAGTTCACGGTGCTTCGTTCGATGGCCCACACCGGAGCCGGGCATCCCTCAGGGTCACTCCAGTTACTCTCGGGCGACCCTGACATGCAGGACAAGCCCGAGCCGGTCTTCCCCGACGTCATGGCCGTGGCCGACTACTTCCGCTCCGGTGGTCCCCCCCGGGCACTGCCGAACTACATCGGGGTGAACCCGATCGTCCGATACGATGGATTCGTGATTGCCGGTCCTGCCTTCCTTGGCCCTTCTCACGACCCGTTCGCGGTGACGGGCGATCCCAGTGCTCCCGATTTCCGCGTGCCGAACATCGGACTTCCCGAGGCCGAGGCCCGTCGCCTCCAGTCGCGTCTCGGCCTCCGACGCCGGATCGACGACGTACGCCGAGCAATCGATGCATCTCGCTCCGTTCAATCGATGGATACCTTCCAGGAGCGAGCGATCGACCTCCTGACCAGCCCCGAGGCTGCCGTGGCCTTCGATCTGAGCCGCGAAGATCCTCGCGTTCGAGACCGATACGGTCGACACGCCTGGGGTCAACAGTGCCTGATGGCTCGCCGACTCGTCGAGGCTGGCGTCGATCTCGTCACCACCACCTTCGACGGTCCCCTCTGCGGTCGAGTGGCCAACTGGGACGATCACGCCGTCAATCACCACGTCTTCGAGGCCCTTGAGCATCGTGCCCCTGTGTTCGATCAGGCCGTTTCCGCCTTGATTGAAGACGTGTACGCCCGCGGGCTCGATCGCCGCGTCATGGTGATCGTGACCGGAGAGTTCGGCCGGACCCCCCGCATCTCCTACGTCGCCAGCAGCGGCGGCGGCGTCGCCAGCGGCGAGGCAGGCACGGTGCAGCCCGGTCGCGACCACTGGCCGCGCGCCAATTCCATGATCTGGGCCGGAGGCGGCATCCCCACCGGCCAGGTCATCGGCAGCACCGACCGCTATGGCGAAGACGTTGCCGATCGTCGCGTCGGTCCCCACGACTTCCTCGCCACCATCTACCGCCATCTCGGCATCGATCCCGAAGCCACCATTCCCGACCGCTTCGGCCGCCCCATCCCCATCGCCCCCAACGGCCGGCCGATTCCGGAGCTGACAGCGACCTCCTGA
- a CDS encoding DUF1223 domain-containing protein produces MEDRLAISTLFWLIPLSFVLADEELPQPTPSEPSSVREVQSSGSQIVIELYTSQGCNYCPNAERLIQEMIQKGYGRNRVIPLAFHVDYFNTPWADPFSSRFNSGRQWAYHEAFKKRDANTPDLYFTPMIMVDGRYPMSGYHSNGTAPLWPLLKSRLDRASKARREASLAVRLESFADRPSHRSITIRAQAKTARLAGKELLACVAITEGPMSTSVPSGENAGETLIEHNVVRSLQYETVSLRRDALSEITIPVTLAEGGDPARSEIVIFLQDEATGAMFQAMTTPWNDPPQLPR; encoded by the coding sequence ATGGAAGACCGCCTGGCGATTTCCACCCTGTTCTGGCTGATTCCTCTCAGCTTCGTCTTGGCTGACGAGGAATTGCCTCAGCCAACCCCGAGCGAACCTTCCTCGGTTCGCGAGGTTCAGTCCTCCGGTTCGCAAATTGTGATCGAGCTCTACACCTCACAGGGATGCAATTACTGTCCGAACGCCGAGCGATTGATCCAGGAGATGATCCAGAAAGGTTACGGACGGAACCGGGTGATCCCCCTCGCCTTTCACGTCGACTATTTCAACACCCCCTGGGCCGATCCGTTCTCAAGTCGGTTCAATAGCGGTCGGCAGTGGGCCTATCATGAAGCCTTCAAGAAACGTGATGCGAACACTCCCGACCTCTACTTCACCCCGATGATCATGGTCGATGGCCGCTACCCCATGAGTGGCTATCACTCCAACGGCACTGCTCCGCTCTGGCCCTTGTTGAAATCAAGACTCGATCGCGCGTCGAAGGCCCGCCGCGAAGCGAGTTTGGCGGTTCGACTCGAATCCTTTGCCGATCGCCCCTCCCATCGCTCGATAACGATTCGAGCCCAGGCGAAGACTGCCCGACTTGCCGGGAAAGAACTCCTGGCCTGCGTTGCCATCACCGAAGGGCCCATGAGCACCTCGGTCCCCTCGGGCGAAAATGCCGGAGAAACCTTGATCGAACACAATGTCGTCCGATCCCTGCAATACGAAACCGTTTCGCTCCGACGCGATGCTCTCAGCGAAATCACCATTCCCGTTACGCTGGCCGAAGGGGGAGACCCTGCTCGATCCGAAATCGTCATCTTCCTTCAAGACGAAGCGACGGGAGCGATGTTCCAGGCAATGACGACCCCCTGGAACGATCCTCCTCAATTGCCTCGATAA
- a CDS encoding TMEM14 family protein, producing MTPTIGSIVLFVYGLLLILGGVMGASAGSKVSLIAGGAFGVLAVVAAAITAYGSNRPGLILGGIVALLVMGSMAQRFMETKKFMPAGMTAILSLIVLVLVVVIVLRGSTSKPMTDPGVSVEEPR from the coding sequence ATGACGCCAACGATCGGTTCCATTGTCTTGTTTGTTTACGGATTGCTCCTGATTCTCGGAGGAGTGATGGGGGCTTCCGCTGGGAGCAAGGTTTCCTTGATTGCCGGTGGTGCCTTCGGAGTGCTGGCAGTGGTTGCGGCGGCGATCACCGCCTACGGCTCGAATCGGCCTGGCCTGATTCTCGGAGGCATCGTCGCGTTGCTCGTCATGGGGTCGATGGCGCAACGGTTCATGGAAACCAAGAAGTTCATGCCCGCCGGAATGACGGCGATCCTGAGCCTCATTGTGCTCGTCCTGGTCGTCGTCATCGTCCTCCGAGGGTCGACGAGCAAGCCGATGACTGATCCCGGCGTCAGCGTCGAAGAACCCCGCTGA
- a CDS encoding alpha/beta hydrolase family protein, whose protein sequence is MPRLQLCLCCAFGVLSGSIAPAYAEEPTREAVAEALGRMVLERDTTMTEVHQFVEPLIPRMPEIETRDDWQTAADQIRAEVLDRVVFRGEAASWRDAECRVEWLDTIEGGPGYRIRKLRYEALPGFWIPALLYEPEQCEGLVPVVLNVNGHDAAGKAAPYKQERCINLAKRGMLALNVEWIGMGQLRGDGNKHGLINAIDLCGSGGIATHYLGMCRALDLLLDHPNADPERVGLTGLSGGGWQTIFYSALDPRITLSNPVAGYSSFLTRIEYLSDLGDSEQTPCDLATVADYTHLTALLAPRPTLLTFNQKDNCCFAAPHALPPLVGAVAPIYSLFDREASLRLQVNVSPGTHNYEVDNRQALYRMIGDHWFPDEPDYDATEIPSTDEVKTADELHVPLPEDSLDLQRLALDLAALLPRDPGIPDDPNVLNTWREERRNLLRALVRPIEGETVVDRVSDGSREALVATTYRVRLADSWTLPAVRLEPADAENVDGTVLLLADGGRTEAVDAALALLAENKRVVAIDPFFFGESRPTQRDYLWALMIATTGERPLGVQVGQILAAARAIRSATEGEAPSIMAVGPRSSAVSLIAAALGPDLIAEVSLDGALTSLKEILEEGRTYEQSPELFTFGLLEAFDLPQIEALVTPRPIHRATSED, encoded by the coding sequence ATGCCACGATTGCAACTCTGTCTCTGTTGCGCGTTCGGAGTCCTCTCCGGTTCGATCGCCCCGGCTTATGCCGAGGAACCGACCCGCGAGGCCGTGGCCGAGGCCCTCGGTCGGATGGTCCTCGAACGCGACACGACCATGACCGAGGTTCACCAGTTTGTCGAGCCGCTCATTCCCAGAATGCCCGAGATCGAAACCCGGGACGATTGGCAAACCGCGGCCGACCAGATCCGCGCCGAGGTGCTCGATCGTGTCGTCTTTCGCGGCGAGGCCGCATCCTGGCGAGACGCCGAGTGCCGCGTCGAATGGCTCGACACGATCGAGGGCGGCCCTGGCTACCGGATTCGCAAGCTCCGTTACGAAGCCTTGCCCGGCTTCTGGATTCCTGCCTTGTTGTACGAGCCGGAACAGTGCGAGGGGCTCGTGCCGGTCGTGCTAAACGTCAACGGCCACGATGCCGCAGGGAAAGCCGCCCCGTACAAGCAAGAACGCTGCATCAACCTTGCCAAGCGGGGCATGCTCGCCCTGAATGTCGAGTGGATCGGCATGGGGCAGCTCCGCGGCGACGGAAACAAGCACGGTCTGATCAACGCGATCGACCTGTGTGGTTCCGGTGGCATTGCCACGCACTATCTCGGCATGTGCCGGGCCCTCGATCTCCTGCTCGATCACCCGAATGCCGACCCCGAGCGCGTCGGCCTGACCGGCCTCTCCGGGGGCGGCTGGCAGACGATCTTCTACAGTGCCCTCGACCCACGGATCACCCTATCGAACCCTGTCGCTGGCTATTCCAGCTTTCTCACGCGCATCGAGTACCTCTCCGACCTGGGAGACTCTGAGCAAACCCCCTGCGATCTCGCCACCGTCGCCGACTATACTCATCTGACCGCCTTGCTTGCCCCCCGGCCCACACTCCTGACGTTCAACCAGAAGGACAATTGTTGCTTCGCCGCTCCCCATGCCTTGCCGCCGTTGGTGGGGGCTGTCGCACCGATCTACTCCCTGTTCGACCGCGAAGCAAGCCTCCGGCTCCAGGTCAACGTGTCGCCCGGGACACATAACTATGAGGTCGACAACCGACAGGCCCTGTACCGGATGATCGGCGACCACTGGTTCCCCGACGAGCCCGACTACGACGCCACCGAAATTCCCAGCACCGATGAGGTCAAGACCGCCGACGAATTGCATGTTCCGCTCCCTGAAGACTCCCTCGACCTCCAACGTCTCGCCTTGGATCTGGCCGCATTGCTTCCTCGAGACCCAGGCATTCCCGACGATCCCAACGTTCTCAATACCTGGCGCGAGGAGCGTCGCAACCTCCTCCGCGCACTTGTTCGGCCGATTGAAGGCGAGACAGTCGTCGATCGTGTCAGCGATGGCTCGCGCGAGGCGCTCGTGGCGACCACGTATCGAGTCCGGCTCGCCGATTCCTGGACACTTCCCGCCGTTCGCCTGGAACCTGCCGATGCCGAGAACGTCGACGGAACCGTCCTCCTGCTTGCCGACGGCGGCCGCACCGAAGCCGTGGACGCGGCCCTTGCCTTGCTTGCGGAGAACAAGCGGGTCGTCGCCATCGACCCCTTCTTCTTCGGAGAGTCCCGTCCCACCCAGCGTGATTACCTCTGGGCCCTGATGATTGCCACCACTGGCGAGCGGCCGCTCGGCGTGCAGGTGGGGCAGATCCTCGCCGCCGCCCGGGCCATTCGTTCCGCGACGGAGGGTGAAGCTCCCTCGATCATGGCTGTTGGTCCTCGCTCCAGTGCTGTCTCACTCATCGCGGCCGCACTCGGTCCCGACCTGATCGCGGAGGTCTCGCTCGATGGTGCCTTGACCAGTCTCAAAGAGATCCTTGAGGAGGGCCGCACCTACGAGCAGTCGCCCGAACTCTTTACCTTCGGCCTGCTCGAAGCGTTCGACCTGCCCCAGATCGAGGCGCTTGTGACTCCTCGACCCATCCATCGGGCCACCTCGGAGGATTGA
- a CDS encoding CIA30 family protein: MMRMACWILVAILPTLMGIESQVAAEDDDGNSVRPLFDFSQDNASGAWRSVNDGVMGGVSEGSFRISDEGLLKFFGTLSLENNGGFASIRSVPGRLGLKLDDVLVLRVRGDGREYLLNLYVPTIRTAYSFRAPMPTVAGEWIEARVPVRDFVANSFGRPIPGAGPVDPERVTSVGITLSDKKPGTFALEVASIGVEAAKADEPTTKTVTYTETEHGPLEMVIHFPPGWKSTDRRPAIVFFFGGGWTNGSIAQFEPQAEHLARRGMIAARADYRVQSRQQVTPEECVDDAFAAVRWLTDHASEFGIDPNRLIASGGSAGGHLAACTALSPAVEGAPEPPRPATLVLFNPVLQFEGQPQLMQRIGNDDTIGRRISPTLHISSTTPPTLLLYGSEDRLIAQGREFIERATEVGISAQLFLAEGEGHGFFNRPPWLDRTTARVDAFLTELGFLDPNE; the protein is encoded by the coding sequence ATGATGCGCATGGCCTGCTGGATACTCGTCGCAATCCTTCCCACTTTGATGGGGATTGAGTCACAGGTGGCCGCTGAGGACGACGACGGTAACTCGGTCCGTCCCCTGTTTGACTTCTCCCAGGACAACGCGTCAGGTGCCTGGCGAAGCGTGAACGACGGGGTTATGGGAGGGGTCTCGGAAGGTTCGTTCCGGATCTCCGATGAAGGGCTCTTGAAATTCTTCGGAACGTTGTCACTGGAAAACAACGGCGGATTTGCCTCGATCCGCTCTGTGCCGGGCCGGCTCGGTCTAAAGCTGGACGATGTCCTCGTCCTTCGCGTTCGGGGAGACGGCCGCGAGTACTTGCTCAACCTGTACGTTCCAACAATTCGAACCGCCTACTCCTTCCGCGCTCCAATGCCGACCGTTGCCGGCGAATGGATTGAAGCTCGGGTGCCGGTCCGCGACTTCGTGGCCAACTCCTTCGGCCGTCCGATCCCTGGAGCGGGACCAGTCGATCCCGAGCGGGTGACGTCGGTTGGCATCACCCTGAGCGACAAGAAGCCGGGAACCTTTGCGCTGGAGGTCGCCTCGATTGGGGTTGAAGCCGCAAAAGCCGACGAACCGACCACCAAAACCGTCACCTATACCGAGACGGAACACGGCCCTCTGGAGATGGTGATCCATTTTCCTCCCGGATGGAAATCCACCGATCGGCGGCCTGCCATCGTTTTTTTCTTCGGCGGTGGTTGGACCAACGGGAGCATCGCCCAGTTCGAGCCCCAGGCGGAGCACCTCGCTCGACGGGGAATGATCGCCGCTCGGGCTGACTACCGGGTTCAGTCTCGCCAGCAGGTTACCCCCGAGGAGTGTGTCGACGACGCTTTCGCCGCCGTTCGATGGCTGACCGATCACGCTAGCGAATTCGGGATCGACCCCAATCGGCTCATCGCCTCTGGAGGGTCGGCTGGCGGCCACCTCGCGGCTTGCACGGCGTTGAGTCCGGCCGTCGAAGGGGCCCCGGAACCTCCTCGACCCGCCACCCTCGTCTTATTCAACCCGGTGCTGCAATTCGAGGGGCAGCCGCAGCTTATGCAACGGATCGGCAACGATGATACGATTGGTCGCCGCATCTCACCGACCTTGCACATCAGTTCGACCACCCCGCCGACTCTCTTGCTCTACGGCAGCGAGGATCGACTGATCGCTCAGGGACGCGAATTCATCGAGCGAGCGACCGAGGTTGGTATCTCAGCGCAACTATTCCTTGCCGAAGGGGAGGGGCACGGCTTCTTCAACCGTCCCCCCTGGCTCGATCGAACGACTGCGAGGGTAGACGCATTTCTCACCGAACTTGGGTTTCTTGATCCCAACGAATAA
- a CDS encoding rhodanese-like domain-containing protein, whose protein sequence is MSIATISPKELEERRKQGRPVDLVDVRTPVEFREFHAEPARLVPLDQLEPKSVMDARNGSRDEPLYLICRTGNRAHKAAEKFLSAGFENVVNVEGGTQAWEAAGLPVVRGKKAISLERQVRIAAGTMVAIGTVLGAFVNPWFLVIPGFVGAGLVFAGITDTCGMGMMLAKMPWNRVGCDTSCAR, encoded by the coding sequence ATGAGCATTGCCACGATTTCACCCAAAGAACTTGAAGAACGACGCAAGCAAGGCAGGCCGGTGGATCTGGTCGACGTACGGACCCCGGTCGAGTTCCGGGAATTCCACGCCGAGCCGGCTCGACTGGTGCCGCTCGATCAGCTTGAGCCGAAGTCCGTTATGGACGCTCGCAATGGCTCCCGAGATGAGCCGCTGTACTTGATCTGCCGAACCGGCAACCGGGCGCATAAAGCGGCGGAAAAGTTCCTCTCGGCAGGATTCGAGAATGTGGTGAACGTCGAAGGCGGAACGCAAGCCTGGGAAGCGGCCGGTCTACCAGTGGTTCGGGGCAAGAAGGCGATCTCGCTCGAGCGTCAGGTCCGCATCGCAGCCGGAACGATGGTGGCAATCGGCACTGTGCTCGGGGCGTTCGTCAACCCGTGGTTCCTGGTCATCCCGGGTTTTGTCGGTGCGGGGCTGGTGTTCGCGGGGATTACCGATACGTGCGGTATGGGCATGATGCTCGCGAAAATGCCCTGGAACCGGGTCGGCTGCGATACCTCGTGCGCCAGGTAA
- a CDS encoding class I SAM-dependent methyltransferase yields the protein MNDRSASSVRSSYDRLAPDYDRRWRHYVEATLRATLDGIEVEGEERTLDLACGTGTLEQRLLDCWPGLRIVGADLSRGMLSQAASKLTDGKVNWVQASSSRLPLADSSFDLALCANSFDYFRSPLEALAEIRRVLRPGGRFVLVDWCDDYLSCKACSIWLRWTDSAFHQTYSQAECENLLERSGLQPIASERFKIDWLWGLMRFVGCRTTSS from the coding sequence ATGAATGACAGAAGTGCATCGTCAGTCCGATCGAGTTACGACCGGCTAGCCCCTGACTACGACCGTCGCTGGAGACACTATGTTGAGGCAACGTTGCGAGCAACGCTGGACGGGATCGAAGTCGAGGGAGAAGAGCGTACTCTCGATCTGGCCTGCGGTACCGGAACCCTGGAGCAAAGACTCCTCGACTGCTGGCCAGGTCTTCGGATCGTCGGGGCTGATTTGAGTCGGGGAATGCTGTCACAAGCCGCGTCGAAACTCACTGATGGCAAGGTCAACTGGGTGCAAGCGTCTTCATCACGGCTTCCATTGGCCGATTCCTCCTTCGATCTGGCACTGTGTGCCAACAGTTTTGATTACTTTCGATCGCCGCTCGAAGCCCTCGCGGAGATCCGCCGGGTGCTCCGGCCCGGCGGACGCTTTGTACTGGTCGACTGGTGCGACGACTACCTCAGTTGCAAGGCGTGCAGCATTTGGCTCCGCTGGACCGATTCGGCGTTTCACCAGACCTACTCACAGGCCGAATGCGAGAACCTGCTGGAGCGTTCGGGCCTGCAACCGATCGCTTCCGAGCGGTTCAAGATTGACTGGCTCTGGGGCCTGATGAGGTTTGTCGGCTGTCGGACCACATCGAGCTGA
- a CDS encoding carbon-nitrogen hydrolase family protein: MMPLRFAIFMVLLVATITTPILAGDSSVAISGTLRVAAVQLRSTRGIDANVDRIITHLRRLAVEGVEVAVFPECAVTGYFEDEATTATAEQLISAERRIASACREAGINAIVGTPYRDGESLTNSAVVIDSRGRVIERYHKVQLAEPWPTPGDHLSVFPVEGVPCSIIICHDERYPELVRLPVLAGARVVFYLSHESGIRQERKIGPYRAQIQARAVENSVFVVHANAPADDDLGGSHGQSRIIEPDGTIVEEASMFEEETVQAELDLARASAANALRSLTRGPLTDWWREGIRRVRIIESPDDATAGDN; the protein is encoded by the coding sequence ATGATGCCTTTGCGTTTCGCAATATTCATGGTGCTGCTTGTTGCCACCATCACGACACCAATCCTAGCGGGAGACTCATCGGTCGCAATTTCGGGAACGCTTCGCGTAGCGGCCGTGCAACTGAGGTCAACTCGCGGGATTGATGCCAACGTCGATCGGATCATCACGCATCTGCGACGATTGGCCGTGGAAGGCGTGGAGGTTGCAGTGTTCCCGGAGTGCGCGGTGACAGGTTACTTCGAGGACGAGGCGACCACGGCGACGGCCGAGCAACTCATCTCGGCCGAGCGTCGGATCGCCAGTGCCTGTCGAGAGGCGGGCATTAATGCCATTGTGGGAACCCCGTACCGGGACGGTGAGTCGTTAACGAACTCAGCAGTGGTGATTGATTCGAGGGGGAGGGTAATCGAGCGGTATCACAAGGTTCAGCTTGCCGAGCCGTGGCCAACACCGGGCGATCATCTCTCGGTCTTTCCGGTCGAGGGGGTCCCCTGCTCCATCATCATCTGCCACGACGAGCGCTACCCGGAACTGGTACGCCTGCCGGTCCTGGCGGGGGCTCGGGTCGTCTTCTACCTTTCGCACGAGTCGGGCATCCGGCAGGAGAGGAAAATTGGTCCGTACCGGGCCCAGATTCAGGCAAGGGCGGTTGAAAATTCTGTCTTCGTGGTGCATGCCAACGCGCCGGCCGACGACGATCTGGGAGGCTCGCACGGACAAAGCCGGATCATCGAACCGGACGGTACGATTGTGGAGGAAGCGTCGATGTTTGAGGAGGAAACCGTTCAGGCGGAGCTTGATCTGGCACGCGCCTCGGCCGCCAATGCGTTGCGAAGCCTGACGCGAGGGCCGCTCACCGATTGGTGGCGCGAGGGAATCCGCCGTGTTCGAATCATTGAGTCGCCGGACGATGCAACAGCCGGGGATAATTGA